The genomic interval GAAGACCTCGGGCGCGGCGGGCAGAAGCGCATACCCCTTCAGAAAATCGGGGGGAGTGCGAAGGGTCGCGGGATGCAGCACCTCGCCGGGCGTGAAGGCCGAGAGGAGCGCGGCGGCCTCCTCGGGGGCCAGGGTCCCCGCCTCCAGGCCGCCGGTCTCGACGGACAGAAGCGCCAGCGCGACGCGGCCGTCCTTCAGCGGAAGGACCGCGGCTAGGCGCCCCGTGTCCCCGCTCTCCTCCGGGACGTAGGTGCCCGGCGTCACGAGGCGCACCACGCGCCGCTCCACGACGCCCTTACCCGTCGGCTCCCCGATCTGCTCGCAGATGGCCGCGCGGCAGCCGGCCTTGATGAGCCTCCCCAGGTAAAGGGAAAGCGCATGGTGCGGCACGCCCGCCATGGGGATCTTCCTTTCGGCATCCCGGGCCGTCAGGGCGATGTCCAGGATCGACGCGGCGGTGCGCGCGTCGTCGAAGAACAGCTCGTAGAAGTCCCCCATGCGGAAGAGCAGCAGCGCGTCGGGATACTCCGCCTTCCATTGCCGGTATTGGCTCAGCCAGGGAGTCATCTTGATGTCGTCGGGTATGTCCACCGTCTCGTCTCCTCTTCCTCGTGTGCTCATGCACAGATCCTCTCCGCCATCCTCATCCGCTTTTCCATAATTCGTTAATTCACTTTTCCATTTTACTATAGGCCGCACACGCCCCCAGCCCCATCATATGACCGACATGCAAATATGAAAGGAGCCGCCTAGGCCAGGCGGCGCCCCTGTCTGTATTCCCGTTTTCTCCTTCCGCACGAAAAACGGACCTACGCCCCCGGCTTCACGCCCATCGGCATAATGCAGAGGACCTCGTCGTCGTCGGGCAGGCTCAGAATCCCCTCGATCTCGTCGTCCCGGGCGGAGCGGATGTAGCGGGTACCGATGCCCAGGGCCCCGGAGGCCAGATAGACGTTCTGGGTCATCGCCCCCGCGGCGACGGCCGCGAACTCCTCCGCATCGTCGTCATCCTTGAACTTCCTGGAGAGCGCCGCGGAATCCGAGACGAAGATCAGGGTGCAGGGCGCCTTCGCGACGAAATCCTGTTTTCCTACCCGTCCCCGGACATCCTCCTTGGAGACCTCCTTCAGCGCATGGGTTCTCCAATCGTACAGGAAGGTTCCGTCGGACCGGGCCACGTAGATCTTGACGTAGGGCTCCATCCCCATGGCCATCGGCACCGTCCAGCCCTTCTCCCCGCGGTTCAGGCCCGTCGCCGCCCACAGGACCGTCGATAGGTTCTCCAGGGAGATGTCCTTCATGGAGGCAAAATCGCCTCCCACGGCCGAGGCACGGCTCCCGAGGACATCGAACACCCCAGAACCGCCCGTCCTCTGCGGGGCCGGGAGCGAGACATCGGCGGACGCCGACCCGATGGGGAAAAGAACCACGGCAGCCAGAAGGAACACGCACAATCTTTTGAAAGCGGTAAACATGACAAACCTCCTTAGATTTTATGTCGTGTCCCGTATTATACTCATCCGCCGGAGCTTCCCGCCTCCGCCTTTTTCCCCTCCCAACGAATCCCTTTTTCTACTCTCCCGTGTTTTTCCGTTCTCGGACTTTTACCTCGTTACGCTTGACAATAGTTTTATATAAAACTATAATGATCCCACGATGCGCATCGGAGACGATATCGTTCAGAAGATCTCGGACCTGCGGAACCTGGCCAACGCCTTCATCCTTAAATGTCTGGAGG from uncultured Fretibacterium sp. carries:
- a CDS encoding nitroreductase family protein is translated as MFTAFKRLCVFLLAAVVLFPIGSASADVSLPAPQRTGGSGVFDVLGSRASAVGGDFASMKDISLENLSTVLWAATGLNRGEKGWTVPMAMGMEPYVKIYVARSDGTFLYDWRTHALKEVSKEDVRGRVGKQDFVAKAPCTLIFVSDSAALSRKFKDDDDAEEFAAVAAGAMTQNVYLASGALGIGTRYIRSARDDEIEGILSLPDDDEVLCIMPMGVKPGA